In one window of Posidoniimonas corsicana DNA:
- a CDS encoding flotillin family protein: protein MNASTILLADILGIPSHIFAVAMVVAAAILFLSLLIFVAKFYKRCSSNQVLVIFGKTGKGQAAKTVHGGAAFVIPLIQDYRYLSLDPIQIEIPLRGALSIENIRVNVPSVFTVAVGTTPDVMTNAAIRLLELSTNDIRKQAEEIIFGQLRQVVASMGIEDINRDRDAFLSHIQNSVEPELKKIGLVLINVNITDITDESGYIDAIGRKAAAEAIQSARADVADEEKRGEIRVADAEREKVVSVANATKLREIGTREAEREQAVRLAELQKEQTVGERAADFQREMQVKDAEREKRVAVAEANASAVDGENIAEAKVAKSQATLLVERAEAYERGEARKREAEAAVIEIQNRAMAKAALAEAERVEAEKRAELEAPAKAEKARIVVEAEAEAEKRRLEAQGEAAAIFARLEAQARGEYEILAKKGEGLKQIVAACGGAREAFQLMMLEHLDNLAESSAKAISNIKFDKVVVWENGGKNGRTSTADFLNGMAGTLPPMMSVLKDIGGVEIPESLAKLAGAEDSKTDAKAKAEGNGVATAAADPEGPTDLPPRG from the coding sequence ATGAACGCCAGCACGATCCTACTAGCCGATATCCTTGGCATCCCGTCCCACATCTTCGCGGTGGCGATGGTGGTCGCGGCGGCGATCCTGTTCCTCAGCCTGCTGATCTTCGTCGCCAAGTTCTACAAACGCTGCTCCAGCAACCAGGTGCTGGTCATCTTCGGTAAGACCGGCAAGGGCCAGGCGGCCAAGACCGTGCACGGCGGCGCGGCGTTCGTCATCCCGCTGATCCAGGACTACCGCTACCTGAGCCTGGACCCGATCCAGATCGAGATCCCGCTGCGGGGCGCGTTGTCGATCGAGAACATCCGCGTGAACGTGCCCAGCGTGTTTACCGTGGCCGTGGGCACCACGCCCGACGTGATGACCAACGCCGCGATCCGCCTGCTGGAGCTTTCGACCAACGACATCCGGAAACAGGCCGAGGAGATCATCTTCGGCCAGCTGCGGCAGGTGGTCGCCTCGATGGGCATCGAGGACATCAACCGCGACCGCGACGCTTTCCTCTCGCACATCCAGAACTCGGTCGAGCCGGAACTGAAGAAGATCGGCCTCGTGCTGATCAACGTCAACATCACCGACATCACCGACGAGTCGGGCTACATCGACGCTATCGGCCGCAAGGCGGCCGCCGAGGCGATCCAGTCCGCCCGCGCCGACGTGGCCGACGAGGAGAAGCGGGGCGAGATCCGCGTCGCCGACGCCGAGCGGGAGAAGGTCGTCTCGGTGGCCAACGCCACCAAGCTGCGTGAGATCGGCACCCGCGAGGCTGAGCGGGAGCAGGCCGTGCGACTGGCGGAACTGCAGAAGGAGCAGACCGTCGGCGAACGCGCAGCCGACTTCCAACGCGAGATGCAGGTCAAGGACGCCGAACGCGAGAAGCGTGTCGCCGTGGCCGAGGCCAACGCGTCAGCGGTCGACGGCGAGAACATCGCCGAGGCGAAGGTCGCCAAGTCGCAGGCCACGCTGCTGGTCGAGCGGGCCGAGGCCTACGAACGAGGCGAGGCCCGCAAACGCGAGGCCGAGGCCGCCGTCATCGAGATCCAGAACCGCGCCATGGCCAAGGCCGCGCTGGCCGAGGCCGAGCGCGTCGAGGCCGAGAAGCGGGCCGAGCTCGAGGCGCCCGCCAAGGCCGAGAAGGCGCGGATCGTGGTCGAGGCCGAGGCCGAGGCCGAGAAGCGTCGCCTAGAAGCGCAGGGCGAGGCGGCCGCCATCTTCGCCCGCCTCGAGGCCCAGGCCCGCGGCGAGTACGAGATTCTGGCCAAGAAGGGCGAGGGCCTGAAGCAGATTGTCGCAGCGTGCGGTGGCGCCCGCGAGGCGTTCCAGCTGATGATGCTGGAGCACCTGGACAACCTGGCCGAGAGCTCGGCCAAGGCGATCAGCAACATCAAGTTTGACAAAGTCGTGGTGTGGGAGAACGGCGGCAAGAACGGCCGCACCAGCACGGCCGACTTCCTCAACGGCATGGCCGGCACGCTGCCCCCGATGATGAGCGTGCTGAAGGACATCGGCGGCGTGGAGATCCCCGAGAGCCTGGCCAAGCTGGCCGGGGCCGAGGACTCCAAGACCGACGCCAAAGCCAAGGCCGAGGGGAACGGCGTCGCCACGGCGGCGGCCGACCCCGAGGGGCCAACCGACCTGCCGCCGCGGGGGTAG
- a CDS encoding ATP-dependent Clp protease proteolytic subunit, with protein sequence MPLIPYVIDKNGREERAMDIYSRLLVDRIVMLGSAINDDVANNVVAQMLFLQSDDPKADIHLYINSPGGSVTAGMAMYDTMQFVTCDVATYCLGQCASMGAVLLAAGTAGKRHALPNSRIMIHQPLAGMQGTAEDIMIHAEEYKRTKDKLNGILAQHTGRTLEELQRDTDRDKFMSADEAKEYRLVDKVIESMPS encoded by the coding sequence ATGCCCCTGATCCCCTACGTCATCGACAAGAACGGCCGCGAAGAGCGGGCGATGGACATCTACAGCCGGCTGCTGGTCGACCGGATTGTGATGCTGGGCTCCGCCATCAACGACGACGTGGCGAACAACGTCGTGGCCCAGATGCTGTTCCTGCAGTCCGACGACCCCAAGGCCGACATCCACCTGTACATCAACTCGCCCGGCGGCAGCGTCACGGCCGGCATGGCGATGTACGACACCATGCAGTTCGTCACGTGCGACGTCGCGACCTACTGCCTGGGCCAGTGCGCAAGCATGGGCGCGGTGCTGCTGGCCGCCGGCACGGCCGGCAAGCGGCACGCGCTGCCCAACAGCCGCATCATGATCCACCAGCCGCTGGCCGGCATGCAGGGCACGGCCGAGGACATTATGATCCACGCCGAGGAGTACAAGCGGACCAAGGACAAGCTCAACGGCATCCTGGCCCAGCACACCGGCCGCACGCTGGAGGAGCTGCAGCGCGACACCGACCGCGACAAGTTCATGTCCGCCGACGAGGCCAAGGAGTACCGCCTGGTCGACAAGGTGATCGAGTCGATGCCGAGCTAG
- a CDS encoding DUF998 domain-containing protein codes for MAADPFPARTHPLVISYVAVRRAIGVSGLALPVALGLGGWLFFGVELQDNLSSYYHTPLRNLFVGVLCAIGVFLYCYKGHDWVEDWTANLGCASALGVAFFPLDPNSDPLYQESLTGYVHSLCGGVFFTTLAFYSLFHFPTTNDANDEREPHERTRDLVYRTSGVVILLCMLAMAYYLFLLRGDWRAVADRYNALFWLESLAAWAFAAAWLTKGRAIIADLAIEVMAQTQEKLKLGERE; via the coding sequence ATGGCAGCCGACCCCTTCCCAGCCAGGACGCACCCGCTGGTCATCTCGTACGTCGCGGTCCGCCGTGCGATCGGCGTCAGCGGGCTGGCGCTGCCCGTCGCCCTGGGGCTGGGTGGGTGGCTCTTCTTCGGCGTCGAGCTGCAGGACAACCTCAGCAGCTACTACCACACGCCGCTGCGGAACCTGTTTGTCGGCGTGCTGTGCGCGATCGGCGTGTTCCTGTACTGCTACAAGGGGCACGACTGGGTCGAGGACTGGACCGCCAACCTGGGCTGCGCTTCGGCGCTGGGCGTGGCGTTCTTCCCGCTGGACCCCAACAGCGACCCCCTCTACCAGGAGTCGCTGACCGGCTACGTCCACAGCCTGTGCGGCGGGGTGTTCTTCACGACGCTGGCCTTCTACTCGCTGTTCCACTTCCCGACCACCAACGACGCCAACGACGAACGAGAGCCGCACGAGCGGACCCGCGACCTCGTCTACCGCACCAGCGGGGTCGTGATCCTGCTGTGCATGCTGGCGATGGCCTACTACCTATTCCTGCTGCGGGGCGACTGGCGGGCGGTGGCCGATCGCTACAACGCGCTGTTCTGGCTCGAGTCGCTGGCCGCCTGGGCGTTCGCCGCGGCGTGGCTGACCAAGGGCCGCGCCATCATTGCCGACCTGGCGATCGAAGTCATGGCGCAGACGCAGGAGAAGCTTAAGCTGGGCGAGCGGGAGTAG